From a single Mesorhizobium shangrilense genomic region:
- a CDS encoding DUF2948 family protein, which translates to MNALKLVALDDQDLSIVSAHVQDAVMKIGDLEFLPSAKRFVLTMNRFVWEAKSGLFRQHNERRQAVLHFDRVLGAKTNGIAREKPAEVLSLLAISFVEISKPAGIVELIFSGGGTIMLDVECIEARLADIGGAWEATSRPVHKA; encoded by the coding sequence ATGAATGCCCTCAAGCTTGTCGCGCTCGACGACCAGGACCTGAGCATCGTCTCGGCCCATGTCCAGGACGCCGTGATGAAGATCGGCGACCTCGAATTCCTGCCTTCGGCCAAGCGCTTCGTGCTGACCATGAACCGCTTCGTCTGGGAAGCGAAATCGGGCTTATTCCGCCAGCACAATGAGCGGCGGCAGGCCGTGCTGCATTTCGACCGCGTGCTCGGCGCCAAGACCAACGGCATTGCCCGTGAAAAGCCAGCCGAGGTCCTGTCGCTGCTGGCGATCAGCTTCGTCGAGATCAGCAAGCCCGCCGGCATTGTCGAACTGATCTTTTCGGGAGGCGGCACCATCATGCTCGATGTCGAGTGCATCGAGGCGCGCCTTGCCGATATCGGCGGCGCCTGGGAAGCGACATCGCGCCCCGTGCACAAGGCCTGA
- the murA gene encoding UDP-N-acetylglucosamine 1-carboxyvinyltransferase — translation MDRIRIVGGNELAGSIPISGAKNAALPLMIASLLTDDTLTLENVPHLADVEQLIRILGNHGVDYSVNGRREKQHEGYSRTINFSARNIVDTTAPYELVSKMRASFWVIGPLLARMGEAKVSLPGGCAIGTRPVDLFLEGLQALGADIDVDTGYVIAKTRNGRLVGNRYVFPKVSVGATHVLMMAAALAKGETVLENAACEPEIVNLAECLNAMGAKISGAGTPTITIDGVESLSGARVRVIPDRIETGTYAMAVAMTGGDVVLEGARPELLQTALDIISQTGAEITPTNSGIRVRRNGAGISPVDVTTAPFPAFPTDLQAQFMGLMTMAKGKSRITETIFENRFMHVQELARLGAHITLSGQTAIVDGVSKLKGAPVMATDLRASVSLVIAGLAAEGETTVNRVYHLDRGFERLEEKLSGCGAVIERISA, via the coding sequence ATGGATCGCATCAGAATTGTCGGCGGCAACGAGCTTGCCGGAAGCATTCCGATCTCCGGCGCCAAGAACGCCGCGCTGCCGTTGATGATCGCCTCGTTGCTGACCGACGACACGCTGACCCTCGAAAACGTGCCGCACCTGGCCGATGTCGAGCAGCTTATCCGCATCCTCGGCAATCACGGCGTCGACTATTCGGTCAACGGCCGCCGCGAAAAGCAGCATGAGGGCTATTCGCGCACCATCAATTTCTCGGCCCGCAACATCGTCGACACGACTGCTCCCTACGAACTGGTGTCGAAGATGCGCGCGTCGTTCTGGGTGATCGGCCCGCTGCTTGCCCGCATGGGCGAAGCCAAGGTGTCACTGCCGGGCGGTTGCGCCATCGGCACGCGCCCGGTCGATCTCTTCCTTGAAGGCTTGCAGGCGCTGGGTGCCGATATCGACGTCGATACCGGTTATGTCATCGCCAAGACCAGGAACGGCCGCCTTGTCGGCAACCGCTACGTGTTCCCGAAAGTCTCCGTCGGCGCCACCCATGTGCTGATGATGGCGGCGGCGCTCGCCAAAGGCGAGACGGTTCTCGAAAACGCGGCCTGCGAACCCGAGATCGTCAACCTCGCGGAATGCCTCAATGCCATGGGCGCGAAAATTTCCGGCGCCGGCACACCGACCATCACCATCGACGGCGTCGAATCGCTGTCCGGTGCACGCGTGCGGGTGATTCCCGACCGCATCGAGACCGGCACCTATGCCATGGCGGTCGCCATGACCGGCGGCGATGTCGTGCTTGAAGGCGCGCGTCCCGAGCTTTTGCAGACCGCCCTCGACATCATCAGCCAGACCGGTGCCGAGATCACGCCAACCAATTCCGGCATCCGCGTCAGGCGCAACGGCGCCGGCATTTCGCCGGTCGACGTGACGACGGCGCCCTTCCCGGCGTTCCCGACCGATCTGCAGGCGCAGTTCATGGGCCTCATGACCATGGCCAAGGGCAAGTCGCGCATCACCGAGACGATCTTCGAAAACCGCTTCATGCATGTCCAGGAACTGGCCCGGCTCGGCGCCCACATCACGCTTTCCGGCCAGACGGCGATCGTCGATGGTGTCTCGAAGCTGAAGGGCGCACCTGTGATGGCGACAGACCTTCGCGCATCGGTGTCGCTGGTGATCGCTGGCCTCGCGGCAGAAGGCGAGACGACGGTAAACCGTGTCTATCACCTCGATCGCGGCTTCGAGCGGCTGGAGGAAAAACTGTCCGGCTGCGGCGCGGTGATCGAGCGGATTTCGGCATAG
- a CDS encoding M20 family metallopeptidase, whose product MPDTQAIISAVQAQIDVDRDWLIGLARDMVRIPSVNPKFEPNPAINREADVQALLEPILKRDGFKTQQWDALPGRPNLVGEWAGDEDRSLILCGHIDVVPVGEMKDWSVDPFGGEITDGRLHGRGAVDMKGGVAACIAAAHAIRKAGIDLQGRLAIHSVVDEEAGGFGAMDAVKKGKLAKAVLVAEPTWGDVLPVEGGLEWARVTIRGRNAHSALRYNEIYPQRHDKDRLKPGVNAIEIAARFIAAVRQYELDRTRARSHPLLPLGMNTINIGVMHGGTGLGAHGLPTVMTNPAIIPDVAVLDLDMKFLPDENSADYRREFENFVHHFAQTDAWLRDNPPIIQWELGGLHFPPMNTPVDHPLVTSLMKRKAMIGKAPQARGFVAVCDAAHYAGAGVDGVIFGPSGDGFHGANEYVEVESVVETAKVIAASVIDWCGIR is encoded by the coding sequence ATGCCGGATACTCAAGCCATCATCAGCGCCGTGCAGGCGCAAATCGATGTTGATCGCGACTGGCTGATCGGGCTTGCCCGCGACATGGTCCGCATCCCCTCCGTCAATCCCAAATTCGAACCCAATCCCGCGATCAACCGCGAGGCGGACGTCCAGGCGCTGCTTGAGCCGATCCTCAAGCGGGATGGCTTCAAGACGCAGCAGTGGGATGCGTTGCCCGGCCGACCCAACCTGGTCGGCGAATGGGCGGGCGACGAGGATCGCAGCCTGATCCTGTGCGGGCACATCGATGTCGTGCCCGTCGGCGAGATGAAGGACTGGTCCGTCGATCCGTTCGGCGGCGAGATCACGGATGGCCGCCTCCATGGCCGGGGTGCCGTCGACATGAAGGGCGGCGTCGCCGCCTGCATCGCGGCCGCGCATGCGATCAGGAAGGCCGGCATCGACCTGCAAGGCCGATTGGCAATTCATTCCGTTGTCGACGAAGAGGCCGGGGGCTTCGGTGCGATGGACGCTGTGAAGAAAGGCAAGCTCGCCAAGGCGGTGCTTGTCGCCGAACCGACCTGGGGCGATGTCCTGCCGGTCGAAGGCGGGCTCGAATGGGCGCGGGTGACGATCCGTGGCCGCAACGCGCATTCGGCGCTGCGCTACAACGAGATCTATCCGCAGCGGCACGACAAGGACCGGCTGAAGCCGGGCGTCAACGCGATCGAGATCGCCGCCCGGTTCATTGCCGCCGTGCGTCAGTATGAGCTCGACCGGACGCGGGCGAGATCCCACCCGCTGCTGCCGCTCGGTATGAACACGATCAACATCGGCGTCATGCATGGCGGCACCGGCCTTGGCGCGCACGGCCTGCCGACGGTCATGACCAACCCGGCCATCATTCCGGATGTCGCGGTGCTCGATCTCGACATGAAATTCCTGCCGGACGAGAATTCCGCCGACTATCGCCGTGAGTTCGAGAACTTCGTGCATCATTTCGCGCAGACCGATGCGTGGCTGCGGGACAATCCACCAATCATCCAGTGGGAACTCGGCGGGCTGCATTTTCCTCCGATGAACACCCCGGTCGATCACCCGCTGGTGACATCGCTGATGAAGCGCAAGGCGATGATCGGCAAGGCGCCGCAGGCGCGTGGCTTCGTCGCCGTGTGCGACGCCGCGCACTATGCCGGTGCCGGTGTCGATGGCGTCATCTTCGGCCCGTCGGGCGATGGTTTCCATGGCGCCAACGAATATGTCGAAGTCGAGTCGGTCGTCGAGACCGCCAAGGTGATCGCGGCTTCGGTCATCGACTGGTGCGGCATCCGCTAG
- a CDS encoding branched-chain amino acid ABC transporter permease yields MSALAEILFGGLFQGSLYAMMAVGLALVWTTIGVFNFSHGVFMMLGAYIAWQLVELGLPAAVAFPIAVIVMAGVGWILQASVVRPLIGRPNIVLVVVITTLAAGSLIENGALTLWGPRSKQIPALIEGNTTIGGVGVSLHQIAIIVITPLILAALWMFLNRTRLGLALRAVAQNEDASHLVGLNVTALYGLAFAIAASLAGLAGIFMGGYRFMSPVMGADPLLKALIVVVFGGISSISGPIFAAYLIGFFEAACSYYFGLYWTPALLFGVLILTLMVRPEGIFASRSRGLA; encoded by the coding sequence ATGAGCGCATTGGCGGAAATCCTGTTCGGCGGCCTCTTCCAGGGTTCGCTCTATGCCATGATGGCGGTGGGGCTGGCTCTGGTCTGGACGACGATCGGCGTCTTCAATTTCAGCCATGGCGTGTTCATGATGCTGGGCGCCTACATTGCCTGGCAGTTGGTCGAACTCGGCCTGCCGGCAGCGGTCGCCTTCCCGATCGCCGTCATCGTCATGGCGGGCGTCGGATGGATACTGCAGGCAAGCGTCGTGCGCCCGCTGATCGGCCGACCCAACATCGTGCTGGTCGTCGTCATCACAACGCTCGCAGCCGGCTCCTTGATCGAGAACGGCGCCCTGACGCTCTGGGGCCCGCGCTCGAAGCAGATCCCGGCACTGATCGAGGGCAACACCACGATCGGCGGCGTCGGCGTCTCCCTGCATCAGATCGCCATCATCGTCATCACGCCACTGATCCTTGCCGCGCTGTGGATGTTCCTCAACCGCACGCGGCTGGGGCTGGCGCTGCGCGCCGTGGCACAGAACGAGGATGCTAGCCACCTTGTCGGCCTGAACGTCACCGCGCTCTACGGGCTCGCCTTCGCCATCGCTGCTTCGCTCGCCGGTCTCGCCGGCATCTTCATGGGCGGCTATCGCTTCATGTCGCCGGTGATGGGTGCGGATCCGCTGCTCAAGGCGCTCATCGTCGTCGTCTTCGGCGGCATATCGAGCATATCGGGGCCGATCTTCGCCGCCTATCTGATCGGCTTCTTCGAGGCCGCCTGCAGTTACTATTTCGGCCTGTACTGGACGCCAGCGCTGCTGTTCGGCGTGCTGATCCTGACCCTGATGGTGCGCCCCGAGGGTATTTTTGCCAGCCGTTCCCGAGGCCTCGCATGA
- a CDS encoding branched-chain amino acid ABC transporter permease produces MTDTATLIAPRSTGAAPPVAPGRTPWKHEAAGFVLGFACLALLPLIFGDTYARHVLIMVFIYAVVASNWDLSLGYGGVFNFGHLALFGIGVYAYSLLTKLAELDPWIALFASGVIATLAAILVTIPILRLKGIYIILVTFGFAQLVMQVIISQSDITGGTQGLVRIPGLYLFDHNMVRDGKFAYFYIALALLVASTLFLRVFVRSRTGASVVALRDNEEYAISRGVSIVRQRMLTLAASAFFTGMAGAFYAAYQRNASVDVFGMSLATIILSMVLLGGTGTIYGAIIASFVLTIFAEWMADFGAWRPMITAVLIIGVMLAYPSGLAGMIKAAWGGVAGRLKRPA; encoded by the coding sequence ATGACCGACACAGCAACGCTCATCGCACCACGCAGCACAGGGGCGGCACCCCCTGTCGCGCCAGGCCGCACGCCGTGGAAGCACGAAGCCGCGGGCTTCGTGCTCGGCTTTGCCTGTCTGGCGCTGCTGCCGCTGATTTTCGGCGACACCTATGCACGCCATGTCCTGATCATGGTCTTCATCTACGCGGTCGTCGCCTCGAACTGGGATCTCAGCCTCGGCTATGGCGGCGTCTTCAATTTCGGCCACCTCGCGCTGTTCGGCATCGGCGTCTATGCCTACAGCCTGCTGACCAAGCTGGCCGAACTCGACCCGTGGATCGCGCTTTTTGCCAGCGGCGTGATCGCCACGCTGGCGGCGATCCTGGTGACCATCCCGATCCTGCGGCTGAAGGGCATCTACATCATCCTGGTCACCTTCGGCTTCGCGCAACTGGTCATGCAGGTGATCATCAGCCAGTCCGATATCACCGGCGGCACGCAAGGTCTGGTGCGCATTCCCGGCCTCTATCTGTTCGACCACAACATGGTCCGCGACGGCAAGTTCGCCTATTTCTACATCGCCTTGGCGCTGCTGGTGGCCAGCACCCTGTTCCTGCGCGTCTTCGTGCGCTCACGCACCGGGGCCAGCGTCGTCGCTTTGCGCGACAATGAAGAATATGCGATCAGCCGCGGTGTTTCGATCGTGCGCCAGCGCATGCTCACGCTTGCCGCGAGCGCCTTCTTCACCGGCATGGCCGGCGCCTTCTATGCCGCCTACCAGCGCAACGCCTCGGTCGATGTCTTCGGCATGAGTCTCGCGACCATCATCCTGTCAATGGTGCTGCTTGGCGGCACCGGCACCATCTATGGCGCCATCATCGCATCCTTCGTGCTGACGATCTTCGCCGAATGGATGGCCGACTTCGGGGCTTGGCGCCCGATGATCACGGCGGTGCTGATCATCGGCGTCATGCTGGCCTACCCAAGCGGGCTTGCCGGCATGATCAAGGCAGCATGGGGTGGTGTCGCCGGCCGCCTCAAGCGCCCGGCCTGA
- a CDS encoding ABC transporter ATP-binding protein, which produces MNPVLTVEGVTAGYGRVTVLHEISLEAGRFGNVGLFGPNGHGKTTLLRAISGLLQPKSGRILFDGQDIVGHSARAIVGTGLIHVPQGNRLFPDLSIADCMALGAYSSRARPHEVENREKVVKLFPKLAQRWRQRVRTLSGGERQMVSIGTALMSHPRLLILDEPTLGLAPKIKDELCASVMDISRGGVPLIVVEQDIEFLLELTQQLYLVNHGAVATEIKPGESLDHGEIMSMYFGH; this is translated from the coding sequence GTGAACCCCGTCCTCACCGTTGAAGGCGTCACCGCCGGCTACGGCCGCGTCACCGTCCTGCACGAGATTTCACTGGAGGCCGGCCGCTTCGGCAATGTCGGCCTTTTCGGTCCGAACGGCCATGGCAAGACCACGCTGCTGCGCGCCATTTCCGGGCTGCTGCAGCCGAAGAGCGGGCGCATCCTGTTCGACGGACAGGATATTGTCGGCCACAGTGCAAGGGCCATCGTCGGCACCGGCCTGATCCATGTGCCGCAAGGCAACCGGCTGTTTCCCGATCTCTCCATCGCCGACTGCATGGCGCTTGGCGCCTATTCATCGCGCGCCCGCCCGCATGAGGTGGAGAACCGCGAAAAGGTGGTCAAGCTGTTCCCCAAGCTGGCGCAGCGCTGGCGCCAACGCGTGCGTACGCTGTCGGGCGGGGAACGACAGATGGTGTCGATCGGCACGGCGCTGATGAGCCATCCGCGGCTGCTGATCCTCGACGAGCCGACATTGGGGCTGGCGCCCAAGATCAAAGACGAACTTTGCGCATCCGTCATGGACATTTCGCGCGGCGGCGTACCGCTCATCGTCGTCGAGCAGGACATCGAATTCCTGCTGGAACTGACGCAACAACTCTACCTCGTCAATCACGGCGCGGTGGCGACCGAGATCAAGCCGGGTGAAAGCCTCGACCACGGCGAGATAATGTCGATGTATTTTGGCCATTAG
- a CDS encoding alpha/beta fold hydrolase: MAISQKILETSHGKIAVRETGGSGTAVLLVHGNSSSSAVFRSQLEGPLGERYHMIAPDLPGHGASGDALDPQRSYSMEGYADAMTEVLGLLGVDKAIVFGWSLGGHIGLEMIDRFPGLLGLMITGTPPVAPEEVGNGFKSSPHMHLAGQEIFNAADVEAYARSTCGEPFEPFLIDTVARTDGRARRLMFEKFAAGSGRNQREIVAGKTPPLAVLNGIDEPFVNTDFVARVTFSNLWEGKTHLIDKSGHAPFWDSPDRFNPIFARFLESVDQP, from the coding sequence ATGGCGATTTCTCAGAAAATTCTTGAAACCAGCCACGGCAAGATCGCCGTTCGAGAGACTGGCGGAAGTGGAACTGCCGTCCTGCTCGTCCATGGCAACTCCTCTTCCAGTGCCGTTTTCCGCAGCCAGTTGGAGGGTCCGCTGGGCGAGCGCTACCACATGATCGCGCCCGATCTGCCTGGCCACGGGGCCTCCGGCGACGCGCTTGATCCGCAGCGCTCCTACAGCATGGAAGGTTATGCCGATGCCATGACCGAAGTGCTCGGACTGCTCGGCGTCGACAAGGCCATTGTCTTCGGCTGGTCGCTCGGCGGCCATATCGGGCTTGAGATGATCGATCGTTTTCCCGGGTTGCTCGGCCTGATGATCACCGGCACGCCGCCCGTGGCGCCGGAGGAAGTCGGCAACGGCTTCAAGTCGAGCCCACATATGCACCTTGCCGGGCAGGAAATCTTCAACGCCGCCGATGTCGAGGCCTATGCGCGCAGCACCTGTGGCGAGCCGTTCGAGCCCTTTCTCATCGACACGGTGGCGCGAACCGACGGTCGGGCGCGCCGCCTGATGTTCGAGAAGTTTGCTGCCGGAAGTGGCAGAAACCAACGCGAGATCGTCGCCGGCAAGACGCCGCCGCTCGCCGTTCTCAACGGCATCGACGAGCCCTTCGTCAACACCGATTTTGTCGCGAGGGTGACGTTTTCCAACCTGTGGGAAGGCAAGACCCATCTGATCGACAAGTCCGGCCATGCGCCGTTCTGGGATTCGCCGGACCGCTTCAATCCGATCTTCGCCCGTTTCCTGGAAAGCGTGGATCAGCCATAG
- a CDS encoding MurR/RpiR family transcriptional regulator, with translation MSIREELANTTLAFTSAEAKIVQALLADYPMSGLGTATRLARRAGVSDPTVMRLMIKLGYAGFADFQTKLLTEVESRLHSPLLMMEAKRPGGSSEGTALAYFHSVSDSLERTRTAVPLQAYTRAVNMLLDTKGQVVLLGGRFSRHIASMLAGYLLQFRSGVRDIGSLSPADFDLLIDLGKRDLLVVFDYRRYQADVVRFAQQAHERGVSILLFTDIWLSPIAEIADLTLVAAIDANSPFDTLATAVAQMETVFAHALEDHGAGVRKRIEDIENIRSANAVTLDAAETSPTDAARPPKPVGKSRAGKK, from the coding sequence ATGTCGATCCGCGAAGAACTGGCCAACACGACCTTGGCGTTCACTTCAGCGGAAGCCAAGATCGTTCAGGCCCTGCTTGCCGACTACCCCATGTCGGGGCTGGGAACGGCGACCCGCCTTGCGCGACGCGCGGGTGTCAGCGACCCGACCGTTATGCGCCTGATGATCAAGCTTGGCTATGCCGGCTTTGCCGACTTCCAGACAAAGCTGCTCACGGAAGTGGAATCCAGGCTGCACTCGCCGCTGCTGATGATGGAGGCCAAGCGACCCGGCGGCTCCAGCGAGGGCACCGCACTTGCCTATTTCCACTCGGTTTCCGACAGTCTGGAACGCACGCGCACGGCCGTGCCGCTGCAGGCCTATACGCGCGCGGTCAACATGCTGCTCGATACCAAGGGCCAGGTCGTGCTTCTGGGCGGCCGCTTCAGCCGGCATATCGCATCCATGCTTGCCGGCTATTTGCTTCAGTTCCGCTCGGGCGTGCGCGACATCGGCTCGCTGAGCCCTGCCGATTTCGACCTGTTGATCGATCTTGGCAAGCGCGATCTTCTCGTCGTCTTCGACTACCGGCGCTATCAGGCGGATGTCGTGCGCTTTGCGCAGCAGGCGCACGAACGTGGCGTCTCCATATTGCTGTTCACCGATATATGGTTGTCGCCGATCGCCGAGATTGCCGACCTGACCCTGGTCGCGGCGATCGACGCCAACTCGCCGTTCGACACGCTGGCAACCGCCGTTGCCCAGATGGAAACGGTATTTGCCCATGCGCTGGAAGATCATGGCGCCGGGGTGCGCAAGCGGATCGAGGATATCGAGAATATCCGCAGCGCCAACGCGGTCACGCTCGATGCCGCCGAAACGTCGCCAACGGATGCCGCCCGGCCGCCCAAGCCGGTCGGCAAGTCCAGGGCTGGGAAGAAATGA
- a CDS encoding ABC transporter substrate-binding protein: MSTALIGAFATTSAFADVVKIGLLAPLTGPAAADGQEFQRGVQMAIDEANAAGGVAGNTFELVVGDVKDQSAGNVTSAVERLLGDPGVHFMLTGYASLTNFEIDNMAEAEMPYMLAATSQQTKDIIAPSPDKYMCCWSLTPSFDAYNTDVTLFVEKLAADGKITLPTKKVAIISSDNAYSKTISEGMKKTFKEKGWTITVDEIVPFGEVTDWRSILAKVRENVPDVVINTDYLPGNSASFLNQFLEQRTKSLVFLQYAPSVPEFVELTGKKSDGVIYNLLGGALTTPKNPRADEVAAKFKAKYGVESGTYGVGLYEMTNVYFDAVKKVGGASDHAAIMKALSETDKQVAEGRLKFDPATHLATQGDDYIPITFFQIWDGQRTLISPEKYATGAFKLQPWMK; the protein is encoded by the coding sequence ATGAGCACGGCCTTGATCGGCGCGTTCGCCACGACGAGCGCCTTCGCCGATGTCGTCAAGATCGGCCTGCTCGCGCCGCTCACCGGCCCCGCCGCCGCGGACGGACAGGAATTCCAGCGCGGCGTGCAGATGGCCATCGACGAGGCGAACGCGGCCGGCGGCGTTGCCGGAAACACGTTTGAACTGGTGGTCGGCGACGTCAAGGATCAGTCCGCCGGCAATGTTACCAGCGCCGTCGAGCGCCTGCTTGGCGACCCGGGCGTGCATTTCATGCTGACCGGATACGCCAGCCTGACGAATTTCGAGATCGACAACATGGCCGAGGCGGAAATGCCGTACATGCTTGCGGCAACCTCGCAGCAAACCAAAGACATCATCGCGCCGAGCCCAGACAAATACATGTGCTGCTGGTCACTGACACCTTCCTTCGACGCCTACAACACCGACGTGACCCTGTTCGTCGAGAAGCTTGCGGCCGACGGCAAGATCACCTTGCCGACCAAGAAGGTAGCCATCATCTCGTCGGACAATGCCTATTCGAAGACCATCTCGGAGGGCATGAAGAAAACCTTCAAGGAGAAGGGCTGGACCATCACCGTCGACGAGATCGTACCGTTCGGCGAGGTGACCGACTGGCGTTCGATCCTTGCCAAGGTGCGCGAGAACGTGCCGGATGTGGTCATCAACACCGACTATCTGCCGGGCAATTCCGCCTCCTTCCTGAACCAGTTCCTGGAGCAGCGGACCAAGAGCCTCGTCTTCCTGCAGTATGCGCCGAGCGTTCCGGAATTCGTCGAGCTCACCGGCAAGAAGTCGGACGGCGTCATCTACAATCTACTCGGCGGCGCACTGACCACGCCGAAGAACCCGCGTGCCGATGAGGTGGCGGCCAAGTTCAAGGCCAAGTACGGCGTCGAGAGCGGCACCTATGGTGTCGGCCTCTACGAGATGACCAATGTCTATTTCGACGCGGTCAAGAAGGTCGGCGGCGCATCCGACCACGCGGCGATCATGAAGGCGCTGTCGGAAACCGACAAGCAGGTCGCCGAGGGACGGCTTAAATTCGATCCCGCCACCCACCTTGCCACGCAAGGCGACGACTACATTCCGATCACCTTCTTCCAGATCTGGGACGGCCAGCGCACCCTGATCTCCCCAGAGAAATACGCTACCGGCGCCTTCAAGCTCCAGCCCTGGATGAAATAA
- a CDS encoding PTS sugar transporter subunit IIA gives MSDGLMHLLDPEAIVLGSDASTNEQIIRILAGRLEMLGYVKSSYADAVVRREMTIPTGLPLERPDNVAVPHTDPEHVLKPGIAMGTLKTPVTFANMEDPDEKLPVGFVFLLAINDKDKQIEALQTVMATIQNPAALDGLRTARTLEDVRAVLG, from the coding sequence ATGTCTGATGGACTCATGCATTTGCTGGACCCGGAAGCGATCGTGCTTGGATCCGATGCATCGACCAATGAGCAGATCATCCGCATCCTGGCCGGCAGGCTTGAGATGCTGGGCTACGTCAAGAGTTCCTACGCCGACGCGGTCGTGCGTCGTGAAATGACGATCCCGACCGGGCTGCCCCTGGAGCGTCCAGACAATGTCGCCGTGCCGCATACAGACCCGGAGCATGTGCTGAAGCCAGGGATCGCCATGGGCACGTTGAAGACGCCCGTCACCTTCGCCAACATGGAAGACCCCGACGAGAAGCTGCCGGTGGGCTTCGTGTTCCTCCTTGCCATCAACGACAAGGACAAGCAGATTGAAGCGCTGCAGACCGTCATGGCAACGATCCAGAACCCCGCCGCGCTCGATGGCCTGAGGACGGCCAGGACGCTTGAAGACGTGCGTGCCGTGCTCGGCTGA
- a CDS encoding PTS sugar transporter subunit IIB, with protein sequence MSRQKTILFACGTGIATSTAVNVAVTEEMKKRGLTFNAQQAKATEVPSLADNVDFIVATTPISASVTKPVIKGLAFLTGIGKDKVLDEIEAQLRK encoded by the coding sequence ATGTCCAGACAGAAAACGATTCTCTTTGCCTGCGGCACCGGCATCGCCACCTCGACGGCCGTCAACGTCGCCGTCACCGAGGAAATGAAGAAGCGTGGCCTCACCTTCAATGCACAGCAGGCAAAGGCCACCGAAGTGCCGTCGTTGGCCGACAATGTTGACTTCATTGTCGCCACCACGCCGATCTCCGCCTCGGTGACCAAACCGGTGATCAAGGGCCTCGCCTTCCTTACCGGCATCGGCAAAGACAAGGTCCTCGACGAGATCGAGGCTCAACTGCGCAAGTAG
- a CDS encoding ABC transporter ATP-binding protein, with protein MALLELDDVSKSFGSLKAVDGVSFKVEAGEIFGIAGPNGSGKSTLFNIITGIPFGPDRGHIRFDGTAINGKPGHAIARLGLARTFQRETSFDGLTVFENALIGASYGKQEKSAAVTRDAAAEALEFVGLGSASFGRLAGELSVFERKCLMLATAIAMRPRMLLLDEPASSLTKPEIETSIGLIRRTAERGITILLIEHVLTFLMSLSQHLLVLNNGGVLAAGDPASVIADPRVIEAYLGTRRAAA; from the coding sequence ATGGCGCTTCTCGAGCTTGACGACGTCTCCAAGAGCTTCGGCTCGCTGAAGGCCGTCGACGGCGTGTCGTTCAAGGTCGAGGCCGGCGAGATCTTTGGCATCGCCGGCCCGAACGGCAGCGGCAAGAGCACGCTGTTCAACATCATCACCGGCATTCCGTTCGGCCCGGACCGGGGCCATATCCGGTTTGATGGAACAGCGATCAACGGCAAGCCGGGACACGCCATCGCCCGTCTTGGCCTGGCCCGCACATTTCAGCGCGAGACCAGCTTCGACGGATTGACGGTGTTCGAGAACGCGCTGATCGGCGCGAGCTATGGCAAGCAGGAAAAATCGGCCGCCGTGACCCGCGATGCGGCCGCCGAGGCGCTGGAGTTTGTCGGGCTGGGCTCCGCGTCGTTCGGACGTCTTGCCGGCGAGCTTTCCGTGTTCGAGCGAAAGTGCCTGATGCTCGCCACCGCGATCGCCATGCGGCCGCGCATGCTGTTGCTTGACGAGCCGGCTTCTAGCCTGACCAAGCCGGAGATCGAGACATCGATCGGCCTGATCCGCAGGACCGCGGAGCGCGGCATCACCATCCTGCTGATCGAGCATGTGCTGACCTTCTTGATGAGCCTGTCGCAGCATCTGCTGGTGCTCAACAATGGCGGCGTTCTGGCCGCCGGCGATCCTGCCAGCGTGATTGCCGACCCGCGCGTCATCGAAGCCTATCTGGGAACAAGGAGGGCGGCCGCGTGA